The Methanothermobacter thermautotrophicus genome contains the following window.
GTATATCGTCGTGTCCTGCAAGCTGGGCCAGCATCTTGGCCTCTTCGGTCATGGACTTTATGTAATTTGCGACCCTTCTTGCTGCAAGGTCCACGTCCATCCTCTCCCTCAGTACGGGGTCCTGTGTGGCGACACCAACAGGGCACTTGCCTGTGTAGCACATGCGGCAGGCACGGCATCCCATTGCAATCATTGCACCGGTCCCGATGTAAACTGCATCGGCTCCCATGGCCATGGCCTTGGCCACATCGGCCCCGCTGCGGATACCCCCTGTTATTATGAGGTCAACCTCGTCCTTCAGCCCTATATCATTGAGACCGTTAACTGCCTGCACGAGTGCTGCCAGGGTTGGCACCCCTGTATGTTCTATCACAACCTCAGGGGCTGCGCCTGTTCCACCCTCCATTCCATCCACTGAGATAACGTCTGCGCCGGCCTCCGCCGCGATCTGCACGTCCTCATATACGCGTCCGGGTCCAAGTTTAACGACTATGGGCACCCTCCAGTCTGTGACCTCCCTGAGGAGTTCTATGTGCTTTGCAAGGTCACCCTCCCTTGTGGCGTCAAGGAAGCGTGCAGGGCTGAGGGCGTCGGTACCCTCGGGTATTCCACGAATCTTTGCGACCTCCGGGCTCACCTTCTCTGCCAGGAGGTGTCCACCCATACCAGGCTTTGCACCCTGCCCTATCTTGACCTCGATTGCATCGGCCACGTTCAGGTAATCTGAGGATACACCGAACCTTCCACTTGAGTACTGTACCATGAGGTTATCTGCGAGCTCCCTCTCCTCAGGGAGCATTCCACCCTCACCTGTGTTGGCGCAGGATCCCACCATGGATGATCCCTTGGCCATTGCCAGTTTGCTCTCCTTGCTTAGGGCACCGAAGGACATACCTGCAATGAGTACAGGGGTCTGTAGTACCAGTGGTTCCTCTGCAAACCTGTCACCGAGGACCACGCTGGTGTTGCATGGTTCCCTGTACTTGTCGACAGGTGGTATGGATGCCTGGGCAGGGAGTATGATTATGTCATCAAAGTTTGGCAGCCTCCTCTCTGTACCGAATCCCCTGAGGACGTACTTACCAGCCTTTGATGTGTACCTTATATCTGCGATTGTCCGGGGGTCCCATATGCTGCCTGCACCTGTTGGTATGAGGACAGGGCATGCTGCAAGGCATGAACCACACATTATGCACTTGGTCTTATCTATCTCTGCATGGTCCTCGACTATCTTTATGGCATCTGTCGGGCAGACGATTTCGCAGGTGCCGCAGAATACGCAGAGCCCCTGGGTTACTGCTGCAAGGTCTGATGATGGAGATGCTGGTGTTATTGAGCCGGTACCTGGATTTTTGATCTCAAAGCCCCTCTGGATGTCATTAACGTATTCCATGACATCGAGGGCCTCGAGGCATCCCTGCTCACAGGCAGCCACACAGGCTGGCGTGTCTCCTACCTTTTCAATGCACTGCTGGTCGCATTTCACCATGCCCTCATCGGTGTAGGTTATGGCGCCGATGGGGCACATGAGCATGCATAGCTTGCAGCCGACGCATGACTCCTGATCTATCTTGACTGCGCCGTTCTCCTTTTTAATTGCGTCCCTGAAGCAGCCCCTTGCACAAGAGGGGTCCACGCACTGCTGACAGACTATGGCATGGTAGCCGGTGTCCATCTTGTTGAGGAAAATCGCACTCCTTCCAAGGACAGATTCACATGCCTCCACGCACTTGTTACAGCCATCACATTTTTCAGGTTCTGTTAAGAGTATCTGTACCATATGGATCACCTAGCCGTAGAATGGACGTATCTCCTTTCTCTGTATTTTCTTGAATTCATCTGGAGATGCTTCTATTGAGTACTGCTCGAAGAGGGCTGATAGCTTCCTTATATCTGATTCATCCATTTCAACGATCCTGGTGTTGGTACCGCTATCGAAGTCACCTCCGATGTATATGTTGCCTCCTATTATCCAGTCCCCGGTGTCCTCTCCGCTGTTTCCTGTTATTATGAGGTCACCGCTCAGCATGTAGAGTCCTGCAAGGTCGCCGATGTCTCCGTCTATGATTATGATG
Protein-coding sequences here:
- a CDS encoding glutamate synthase-related protein, yielding MVQILLTEPEKCDGCNKCVEACESVLGRSAIFLNKMDTGYHAIVCQQCVDPSCARGCFRDAIKKENGAVKIDQESCVGCKLCMLMCPIGAITYTDEGMVKCDQQCIEKVGDTPACVAACEQGCLEALDVMEYVNDIQRGFEIKNPGTGSITPASPSSDLAAVTQGLCVFCGTCEIVCPTDAIKIVEDHAEIDKTKCIMCGSCLAACPVLIPTGAGSIWDPRTIADIRYTSKAGKYVLRGFGTERRLPNFDDIIILPAQASIPPVDKYREPCNTSVVLGDRFAEEPLVLQTPVLIAGMSFGALSKESKLAMAKGSSMVGSCANTGEGGMLPEERELADNLMVQYSSGRFGVSSDYLNVADAIEVKIGQGAKPGMGGHLLAEKVSPEVAKIRGIPEGTDALSPARFLDATREGDLAKHIELLREVTDWRVPIVVKLGPGRVYEDVQIAAEAGADVISVDGMEGGTGAAPEVVIEHTGVPTLAALVQAVNGLNDIGLKDEVDLIITGGIRSGADVAKAMAMGADAVYIGTGAMIAMGCRACRMCYTGKCPVGVATQDPVLRERMDVDLAARRVANYIKSMTEEAKMLAQLAGHDDIRKFNPEDLRALDTNTADITGLKLINQ
- a CDS encoding tributyrin esterase yields the protein MIEINGKTGRYVGNNMTAGEIIVHGDADDGVGFGTYNGTIVVHGDAGNGIGQLNKGGIIIIDGDIGDLAGLYMLSGDLIITGNSGEDTGDWIIGGNIYIGGDFDSGTNTRIVEMDESDIRKLSALFEQYSIEASPDEFKKIQRKEIRPFYG